TTTTAGAAAATTTATATTCAGACATTAAATGTGGCTAAAAATAGAACTTTTTATGTAATTAAAGAAAATTTCAACACTTATGGTAAAATAGGGTATGAGGTATATTAGGAGGTGAAGGAATGACAGGAAGTACAAAGAACTTAGTAGAAGAGTACGAAATAAATCCTTTTACCATGATAATTATTCCTGAAGAATACGGCAGCAGGATTTACTCCAGGGTGATCGAGCTGGAGGAGGAGTATTTATCCCCATTCAGACCAATAGATGTCGTCAAAAAAAGCTGTAAATATTTTGGAAGCAGCTACGAAGGCAGGAAAGAGGGAACGAAACAGCTTACCGGGATCACCCATAAAACCCCCATCATCATCGACCCTATAAGCTCCATTTATTTCATGCCAACAAGCTCACCTACAAAACAGGATTGCATT
This portion of the Mesobacillus sp. S13 genome encodes:
- a CDS encoding competence protein ComK, which encodes MTGSTKNLVEEYEINPFTMIIIPEEYGSRIYSRVIELEEEYLSPFRPIDVVKKSCKYFGSSYEGRKEGTKQLTGITHKTPIIIDPISSIYFMPTSSPTKQDCIWVSHEHVLFHKKVDAHSTQVTFRNKKTLILPVSHHSFENQLLRTSLLRTKFLQRMKETERKALYLLHGPKYSDSQGYGNLVSEAYKD